A single window of Selenomonas sputigena DNA harbors:
- a CDS encoding glutamate-5-semialdehyde dehydrogenase, with protein MDIEALVKEKAQAAKVASRLLAVMKPEDKNRALHAMADMLEKRMRLILDANAEDLEEARMKKAIKRSYLDRLMLDESRIHAMAQGLRETAALADPIGRGDFSTVRPNGLEIRRVRVPLGVVGIIYEARPNVTSDAAGLCLKSGNAVLLRGGKEAIRSNTAIASLLAQAAQEAGVPAGAIGFIDSADRQGVEAMLHLDGLLDVVIPRGGAGLIRAVVQGSTVPVLETGSGVCHTFVDESADLAMAEKIALNAKVSRPSVCNAMETLLVHESIAEDFLPRLVRAMEAAGVELRGCEKARAICTSLKEAQEEDWSTEYGDLILSVKVVRDLEEAIAHINRYNTGHSETIVTNDVKHAHRFQAEVDAAAVYVNASTRFTDGGEFGFGAEIGISTQKLHARGPMGLLELTSMKYLIYGEGQVRE; from the coding sequence ATGGACATTGAGGCGTTGGTCAAGGAAAAGGCACAGGCGGCGAAGGTGGCGTCGAGACTTCTGGCAGTCATGAAGCCTGAGGACAAGAACAGGGCGCTTCATGCCATGGCGGATATGCTCGAAAAGCGGATGCGTCTCATCTTGGATGCGAACGCCGAAGATCTCGAAGAGGCGCGCATGAAGAAGGCGATCAAGCGCTCCTACCTCGACCGCCTTATGCTTGATGAGAGCCGCATTCACGCGATGGCGCAGGGTCTGCGCGAGACGGCTGCTCTTGCCGATCCCATCGGGCGCGGCGACTTCTCGACGGTGCGCCCCAATGGGCTCGAAATCCGTCGCGTGCGCGTGCCGCTCGGCGTCGTCGGCATCATCTACGAGGCGCGTCCCAATGTGACATCAGATGCGGCTGGGCTTTGCCTGAAGTCGGGCAACGCCGTGCTGCTGCGCGGCGGCAAGGAGGCGATCCGCTCGAATACGGCGATCGCGTCGCTTCTCGCGCAGGCGGCGCAGGAGGCGGGAGTTCCTGCAGGCGCGATCGGCTTCATCGACTCGGCCGACCGACAGGGCGTAGAGGCGATGCTGCACCTCGACGGCCTCTTGGATGTCGTGATTCCGCGCGGCGGGGCGGGTCTCATCCGTGCCGTCGTGCAGGGAAGCACGGTGCCTGTCCTGGAGACGGGCAGCGGCGTCTGCCACACCTTCGTCGACGAGAGCGCCGACCTTGCCATGGCGGAGAAAATCGCTCTGAATGCGAAGGTTTCGCGCCCGTCGGTCTGCAACGCGATGGAGACGCTGCTCGTGCACGAAAGCATCGCCGAAGACTTCCTGCCGCGCCTCGTGCGGGCGATGGAAGCGGCGGGCGTCGAGCTGCGCGGCTGTGAAAAGGCGCGTGCCATCTGCACCTCGCTCAAGGAGGCACAGGAGGAGGATTGGTCGACGGAGTACGGCGATCTCATCCTCTCCGTCAAGGTCGTGCGTGATCTAGAAGAAGCCATCGCGCACATCAACCGCTACAATACGGGTCATTCGGAGACGATCGTCACGAACGACGTCAAACATGCGCATCGCTTTCAGGCGGAAGTTGACGCGGCGGCGGTCTACGTCAACGCCTCGACGCGCTTCACGGACGGCGGCGAGTTCGGCTTTGGCGCGGAGATCGGCATCAGCACGCAGAAGCTGCACGCGCGCGGCCCCATGGGACTTCTGGAGCTGACCTCGATGAAGTATCTGATCTACGGCGAAGGACAGGTGCGCGAATGA
- the nusG gene encoding transcription termination/antitermination protein NusG, which translates to MESEKKWYVIHTYSGYENKVKANLESRVHTMGMEDNIFNVIVPMEEEAEIKDGKKKLVKKKVFPGYALVEMIVNDRSWYVVRNTPGVTGFVGSGTKPIPLSEAEVKHILKSMGTEEEKPVTHIDLEVGQAVHINSGAFENFAATVAEVFPEKGMVKVLVDMFGRETTVELSYNEVEKI; encoded by the coding sequence ATGGAGTCTGAGAAGAAATGGTATGTGATCCATACCTATTCCGGATATGAGAACAAGGTCAAGGCGAATCTTGAGTCTCGCGTCCATACCATGGGGATGGAGGACAATATTTTCAACGTCATCGTCCCGATGGAGGAAGAGGCCGAAATCAAGGACGGCAAGAAGAAGCTCGTCAAGAAGAAGGTTTTCCCCGGTTACGCCTTGGTTGAGATGATCGTCAATGACCGCTCTTGGTACGTTGTGCGCAACACGCCGGGTGTCACGGGATTCGTCGGCTCGGGAACGAAGCCGATTCCGCTGTCGGAAGCAGAAGTAAAGCATATCTTGAAATCTATGGGGACGGAGGAAGAGAAGCCCGTCACCCACATCGATCTCGAGGTTGGGCAGGCCGTACATATCAATTCGGGTGCTTTTGAGAATTTCGCTGCCACGGTAGCGGAAGTCTTCCCAGAAAAGGGCATGGTCAAAGTTCTCGTCGATATGTTTGGACGCGAGACTACGGTTGAGCTGTCGTACAACGAGGTTGAAAAAATCTAG
- the rplA gene encoding 50S ribosomal protein L1, with amino-acid sequence MAKHGKKYQDAAKLLEDGKLYSVAEAMELVKKTATAKFDETIELHVRLGVDPKYADQQVRGAMVLPHGTGKAKKVLVFAKGEKVKEAEDAGADYVGSDEIVTKIQGGWFDFDVAVATPDMMGTVGRLGKVLGPRGLMPNPKLGTVTMDLVKAISEIKAGKVEYRTDKAGNVHVPIGKASFDVDKLKANYQALIDTLVRVRPAAAKGQYIRAITVSSTMGPGVPIATMA; translated from the coding sequence ATGGCAAAACACGGCAAGAAATATCAGGATGCTGCGAAGCTTCTGGAAGACGGAAAGCTCTACAGTGTCGCTGAGGCTATGGAACTCGTGAAGAAAACTGCGACGGCAAAGTTCGATGAGACGATCGAGCTGCACGTCCGTCTCGGCGTTGATCCGAAGTACGCTGATCAGCAGGTTCGCGGTGCTATGGTTCTGCCGCACGGCACGGGCAAGGCGAAAAAGGTTCTCGTCTTTGCCAAGGGCGAGAAGGTCAAGGAAGCCGAGGATGCAGGTGCTGATTACGTCGGCTCGGACGAGATCGTCACGAAGATTCAGGGCGGTTGGTTCGACTTCGATGTCGCCGTCGCTACGCCCGATATGATGGGCACGGTCGGCCGCCTCGGTAAGGTCTTGGGTCCTCGCGGTCTCATGCCGAACCCGAAGCTCGGTACGGTCACGATGGATCTTGTGAAGGCGATCAGCGAGATTAAGGCCGGTAAGGTCGAGTACCGCACGGACAAGGCCGGCAACGTCCATGTCCCGATCGGCAAGGCTTCGTTCGATGTCGATAAGCTCAAGGCGAATTATCAGGCACTCATCGACACGCTCGTCCGCGTTCGCCCGGCAGCAGCGAAGGGGCAGTACATCCGTGCGATCACGGTCAGCTCTACGATGGGCCCCGGCGTTCCGATTGCTACGATGGCCTAA
- the secE gene encoding preprotein translocase subunit SecE produces the protein MADERSSAPQSSSGGFNLFRFLGEVKAEMKKVTWPTHRELVTYTGVVGVAVVVVCALIWVCDTFFARLFKLILQ, from the coding sequence TTGGCAGATGAAAGATCGTCAGCGCCGCAGTCTTCTTCGGGCGGTTTCAACCTCTTCCGTTTCTTGGGCGAGGTCAAGGCAGAGATGAAGAAGGTGACATGGCCGACTCACAGGGAGCTGGTGACGTATACCGGTGTCGTGGGGGTGGCGGTCGTTGTCGTCTGTGCGCTGATTTGGGTATGCGATACGTTTTTTGCAAGACTGTTTAAACTTATTCTGCAATAG
- a CDS encoding chemotaxis protein gives MAEGKDEKKGILLETGTNEFEIIEFNIGAVDYGINVAKVREVIKASDFPVTTMPQAHPYINGLFTLRGRAVPLVDLPRCLGVMSGQAAGRSQNIIVTEINGYDMGFLVDNVSRIHRISWKNMEPAPEVGDQSRVVGLVKMEGKIVLLLDFETIMAEINPEINQKLTTVDDTTEDIKQRRASQHIVVAEDSMLLRDLLVNTLHGAGYTFVRDFGNGEDAWNFLREVAEKTESEQISEKVRIIISDVEMPKMDGHRLLKLVREDDRLRQIPLILFSSLISEEMRRKGDDLGASAQISKPEINQLIHTIDKLIFGIDTTGMDDDF, from the coding sequence ATGGCAGAAGGAAAAGACGAGAAGAAGGGCATTTTGCTGGAAACCGGCACAAATGAGTTTGAAATCATCGAGTTCAACATCGGCGCTGTCGATTACGGCATCAACGTCGCGAAGGTGCGCGAGGTCATCAAGGCTTCGGACTTTCCCGTGACGACGATGCCGCAGGCGCATCCGTACATCAACGGGCTTTTCACCCTGCGCGGCAGGGCTGTGCCGCTCGTCGATCTGCCGCGTTGCCTCGGCGTCATGAGCGGACAGGCGGCGGGACGCTCGCAGAACATCATCGTGACGGAGATCAACGGCTACGACATGGGCTTCCTCGTCGACAATGTTTCGCGCATCCACCGCATCTCGTGGAAGAACATGGAACCGGCGCCGGAAGTTGGCGACCAGTCGCGCGTCGTCGGTCTCGTGAAGATGGAAGGCAAGATCGTCCTCCTGCTCGACTTCGAGACGATCATGGCGGAGATCAATCCCGAAATCAACCAGAAACTCACGACGGTTGATGATACGACGGAAGATATCAAGCAGAGGCGTGCCTCGCAGCACATCGTCGTGGCGGAGGACTCGATGCTCCTGCGCGACCTTCTTGTCAATACGCTGCATGGCGCCGGATATACGTTCGTGCGCGACTTTGGCAACGGCGAAGATGCGTGGAACTTCCTTAGAGAGGTCGCAGAGAAGACGGAGTCTGAGCAGATTTCCGAGAAGGTGCGCATCATCATCTCCGACGTCGAGATGCCGAAGATGGACGGACATCGCCTGCTGAAGCTCGTGCGCGAGGACGACCGTCTGCGTCAGATTCCGCTCATCCTATTCTCGTCGTTAATTTCCGAGGAAATGCGCCGCAAGGGCGATGACCTTGGCGCAAGCGCCCAGATTTCGAAGCCTGAGATCAATCAGCTCATCCATACGATCGACAAGTTGATCTTCGGCATCGACACGACGGGCATGGACGACGATTTTTAA
- a CDS encoding LCP family protein — protein MTQKKRSRTQENIRLKRKEQARRRRIARARFLVLMFFLTIFIAVLAVAGYFLYGIGHSIYQEIDAVYQGYEERRQERDRHIDAKFDGYTNVLVLGIDDGADENGTEGQHADTILLLSMENATGRLRAITVPPNMIVQLPQKGGEIRATDLYAHGGAPTMVQALSDLLGVSIHQYVTLDTHALADLVDVLGGVDLYVEDEMNYDDPEAGLSIHIPKGFQHLDGDTAQKYLRYRSSELGEVGRLHRQQRFAKALYEKFLQVDTIPKLPDVADIFKYRMTTSAEIFDSARLAKVLKNLGDEPPTTLLLPTVQRDGYWLPDRAAIGQKIEELFPELVKHEGENDDNK, from the coding sequence ATGACGCAGAAAAAGAGGAGCCGCACGCAGGAAAACATCCGCTTGAAGCGCAAGGAGCAGGCGCGTCGCCGCCGCATCGCTCGCGCACGCTTCCTCGTGCTGATGTTCTTCCTTACCATATTCATCGCCGTGCTCGCTGTCGCAGGCTACTTTCTCTACGGCATCGGACACAGCATTTATCAGGAGATCGACGCCGTCTACCAGGGCTACGAGGAGCGGCGACAGGAGCGCGACCGTCACATCGATGCGAAGTTTGACGGCTACACGAACGTCCTCGTGCTCGGCATTGACGATGGTGCGGACGAGAACGGTACGGAAGGGCAGCACGCCGACACGATCCTGCTCCTCAGCATGGAAAATGCGACGGGTCGTCTGCGTGCCATCACGGTGCCGCCCAATATGATCGTACAGCTGCCGCAGAAGGGCGGCGAGATACGTGCAACCGATCTCTACGCGCACGGTGGCGCTCCGACGATGGTGCAGGCGCTGTCGGATCTTCTCGGCGTCTCCATCCATCAGTATGTGACGCTCGATACGCACGCTCTCGCTGATCTCGTCGACGTCCTGGGCGGCGTCGACCTCTACGTCGAGGACGAGATGAACTACGACGACCCCGAGGCGGGGCTTTCCATCCATATCCCCAAGGGATTTCAACACTTAGACGGTGACACGGCACAGAAATATCTGCGCTACCGTAGCTCGGAACTCGGCGAGGTCGGCAGGCTGCACCGCCAGCAGCGCTTCGCTAAGGCGCTCTACGAGAAGTTCCTGCAGGTCGACACGATCCCGAAGTTGCCTGATGTGGCGGACATCTTTAAGTACCGCATGACGACGAGTGCGGAGATTTTCGATTCGGCGCGTCTTGCGAAGGTCTTGAAGAACCTCGGCGATGAGCCGCCGACGACGCTGCTTCTGCCCACCGTGCAGCGCGACGGCTATTGGCTGCCGGACCGCGCGGCGATCGGGCAAAAGATTGAAGAATTATTCCCAGAATTGGTAAAGCATGAGGGAGAAAATGACGATAATAAGTGA
- the nadD gene encoding nicotinate-nucleotide adenylyltransferase, whose translation MVQEKRRVGIMGGTFDPIHLGHLVIAEAAREELALSEVIFIPAAQPPHKPGRKVAAAAHRLRLVQLAVEGNPFFRALDVEMRREGPSYSYDTLRDLVETHGESVDFYFIVGGDEISAILTWHRVAELFSLCRFVAARRKGASLSLDEVRTHLGEEALSRIRLVQAPELEISSTDIRRRLQEGRSIRYLVPEKVEAYIYKEGLYS comes from the coding sequence GTGGTACAGGAGAAGAGGCGCGTCGGCATCATGGGCGGCACGTTCGATCCCATCCATCTCGGGCATCTTGTTATCGCGGAGGCGGCGCGGGAGGAACTGGCGCTCTCCGAGGTGATCTTCATTCCCGCGGCGCAGCCGCCGCACAAGCCCGGACGGAAGGTGGCGGCGGCTGCGCACCGCCTGCGTCTCGTGCAGCTTGCCGTGGAAGGCAATCCCTTCTTCCGTGCGCTCGACGTGGAGATGCGGCGCGAGGGTCCGTCGTATTCCTACGATACGCTGCGTGATCTCGTCGAAACGCATGGCGAGAGCGTGGACTTCTATTTCATTGTCGGCGGCGATGAGATCAGCGCCATCCTCACATGGCATCGCGTCGCCGAGCTTTTTTCCCTTTGCCGCTTCGTGGCGGCGAGGCGCAAGGGGGCGTCGCTCTCCCTGGACGAGGTGCGCACGCATCTCGGCGAGGAAGCGCTCTCGCGCATACGACTCGTGCAGGCTCCGGAGCTGGAAATCTCCTCTACGGACATCCGGCGCCGCCTGCAGGAGGGGCGCTCGATTCGCTATCTCGTGCCCGAAAAGGTCGAAGCCTACATCTATAAAGAAGGTCTGTATTCATGA
- the obgE gene encoding GTPase ObgE, whose protein sequence is MQFIDRAKISVKAGDGGKGKSAFRREKFIPKGGPSGGDGGRGADIVFVVDRNMNTLLDFRYHRKFKGKDGGNGDIKNMTGANAEPCFIKVPPGTLVKDAETGAVLADLTEVGQQAVIAKAGRGGRGNARFSNSANRAPTFAELGEPGESKELLLELKLLADVGLVGYPSVGKSSLITAVSAARPEVAAYHFTTLVPVLGVVQTDYEKNFVMADIPGLIEGAADGAGLGHDFLRHVERTRLILHLVDASGIEGRDPVEDYYRINAELKKYSEKIAARTQILVANKMDLPEAAENLPRLEALAEKEGIRIFAVSAAARQGLKELVDYVGETLETLKEEPQEKAEEVRVYDASFETAEEDAVTITRNDRADFIVSNKALEKLVAMTNFGNDEAVRRFQYIWRMKKIDALLKERGIKEGMTVHIGDMEFEYRE, encoded by the coding sequence ATGCAGTTTATCGATCGTGCGAAGATCAGCGTGAAAGCGGGGGACGGCGGCAAGGGAAAGTCGGCGTTCCGCCGCGAGAAGTTCATCCCCAAGGGCGGGCCTTCGGGCGGTGACGGCGGCCGCGGTGCGGACATCGTCTTCGTCGTCGACCGCAATATGAACACCTTGCTCGATTTCCGCTATCATCGGAAGTTCAAGGGCAAGGATGGCGGCAACGGGGACATCAAGAATATGACGGGCGCGAACGCCGAACCGTGCTTCATCAAGGTGCCGCCGGGAACGCTCGTCAAGGATGCGGAGACGGGCGCGGTGCTCGCCGATCTCACGGAGGTAGGGCAGCAGGCTGTCATTGCGAAGGCGGGGCGCGGCGGGCGCGGCAACGCACGCTTCTCCAATTCGGCGAATCGTGCGCCGACGTTTGCGGAGCTTGGCGAACCGGGTGAGAGCAAGGAGCTTCTGTTGGAGCTCAAGCTGCTCGCCGATGTCGGACTCGTCGGCTATCCGAGCGTCGGCAAGTCGAGCCTCATCACGGCGGTTTCGGCGGCGCGTCCTGAGGTTGCCGCTTACCATTTCACGACGCTCGTGCCCGTGCTCGGCGTCGTGCAGACGGACTACGAGAAGAATTTCGTCATGGCGGACATCCCGGGACTCATCGAGGGCGCGGCGGACGGTGCGGGTCTCGGGCACGACTTCCTGCGTCATGTCGAGCGCACGCGTCTCATTCTGCATCTTGTCGATGCTTCCGGCATCGAGGGGCGCGATCCTGTCGAGGATTACTACCGCATCAATGCGGAGCTTAAGAAGTACAGCGAGAAGATCGCTGCGCGCACGCAGATCCTCGTCGCCAACAAGATGGACTTGCCCGAAGCGGCTGAGAATCTGCCGCGTCTCGAAGCCCTGGCTGAGAAGGAGGGCATCCGTATTTTTGCCGTTTCGGCGGCTGCGCGGCAGGGTTTGAAGGAGCTCGTCGACTATGTGGGCGAGACGCTTGAAACCTTGAAGGAAGAGCCGCAGGAGAAGGCGGAAGAGGTGCGCGTCTACGATGCGTCCTTTGAAACGGCAGAGGAGGACGCCGTGACGATCACGCGCAACGACCGCGCCGATTTCATCGTCTCGAACAAGGCGTTGGAAAAACTCGTCGCCATGACGAACTTCGGCAACGATGAGGCCGTGCGCCGCTTCCAGTATATCTGGCGCATGAAGAAGATCGATGCGCTCTTGAAGGAGCGCGGCATCAAGGAAGGCATGACGGTTCATATCGGCGATATGGAGTTCGAGTACCGCGAGTAG
- the rpmG gene encoding 50S ribosomal protein L33, protein MRNAVTLACTVCKNRNYQTNKNKKNDPDRLEFNKYCKFCKKHTPHKETK, encoded by the coding sequence ATGCGCAACGCCGTTACGTTGGCCTGCACGGTTTGCAAGAACCGCAACTATCAGACCAACAAGAACAAGAAGAATGATCCCGATCGGCTTGAATTCAACAAGTATTGCAAGTTCTGCAAGAAGCATACGCCGCATAAAGAAACGAAGTAA
- the rsfS gene encoding ribosome silencing factor, which produces MSRAIARAASDKKAQDIVIMRMAELTTAADYFIVCSANTATQVRAIADNIEDEMLEKHEKPYLHKEGYREGEWVLLDYGDCVAHVFMTESRAFYALERLWSDAPAEHYED; this is translated from the coding sequence ATGAGTCGGGCGATCGCCAGAGCTGCGAGCGACAAGAAGGCGCAGGACATCGTCATCATGCGCATGGCGGAGCTCACGACAGCGGCGGACTATTTCATCGTCTGCTCGGCGAATACGGCGACGCAGGTGCGCGCCATCGCCGACAATATCGAAGACGAGATGCTGGAGAAGCACGAGAAGCCGTATCTGCACAAGGAAGGCTATCGCGAGGGCGAGTGGGTTCTCCTCGACTACGGCGATTGTGTCGCGCATGTTTTCATGACGGAAAGCCGCGCGTTCTACGCTTTGGAAAGGCTATGGAGCGATGCGCCGGCAGAGCATTATGAGGACTAG
- the proB gene encoding glutamate 5-kinase, giving the protein MNARERLREANRIVVKVGTSTLVRTSGKPDFRRMDRLVREIADLKNAGREMVLVSSGAIAIGMDSIGLQKKPAEIPARQALAAIGQSSLMTLYKKFFADYGQTAAQVLLTKENAARHHQYANSRNALLELLAMGAVPVINENDVVAVDEIKIGDNDTLSATVATLIDADALLILSDIDGLYTANPQEDKTARLIPEVAEITPEIERMAGGAGSSFGTGGMATKIEAAKIAVNAGATFVIAPSAKDDVISAVLAGEIVGTVFPAKESHLRVRKSWLAFGKRIAGDVIVDEGCEEAMRTHGSSLLAAGIRAVEGDFAAGTTVRVLSARQQEIARGIVNYSAQQIEKIAGRKSRDFAGLIEGEIHEEVIHRDNMVLMV; this is encoded by the coding sequence ATGAATGCACGCGAACGTCTGCGCGAGGCGAATCGCATCGTCGTCAAGGTCGGCACGAGCACGCTCGTGCGCACTTCGGGAAAGCCTGACTTTCGGCGCATGGATCGCCTCGTGCGCGAGATTGCCGACCTCAAGAACGCGGGGCGCGAGATGGTTCTCGTGAGCTCGGGCGCCATCGCCATCGGCATGGACAGCATCGGCCTGCAGAAGAAGCCGGCGGAGATTCCCGCACGCCAGGCCTTGGCGGCCATCGGGCAGTCGAGCCTCATGACGCTTTATAAAAAGTTTTTTGCCGACTACGGACAGACGGCGGCGCAGGTGCTCCTGACGAAGGAGAATGCCGCGCGTCACCATCAGTATGCCAATTCGCGCAACGCGCTCCTGGAGCTTCTTGCCATGGGCGCCGTGCCCGTCATCAACGAGAACGATGTCGTCGCCGTCGATGAGATCAAGATCGGCGACAATGACACGCTGTCGGCGACGGTCGCGACGCTCATCGATGCCGACGCCTTGCTCATCCTTTCGGATATTGACGGGCTTTACACGGCAAATCCGCAGGAAGACAAGACCGCACGATTGATTCCTGAAGTCGCGGAGATTACGCCCGAGATCGAGCGCATGGCGGGCGGTGCCGGTTCTTCCTTCGGCACGGGCGGCATGGCGACGAAGATCGAGGCGGCGAAGATTGCTGTGAATGCGGGCGCGACATTTGTCATCGCGCCGAGCGCAAAGGATGATGTGATTTCCGCTGTCCTTGCGGGCGAGATTGTGGGCACGGTGTTCCCTGCGAAGGAGTCGCATCTTCGGGTCAGAAAGAGTTGGCTCGCCTTCGGCAAGCGCATCGCGGGCGACGTCATCGTCGACGAGGGCTGCGAGGAGGCGATGCGCACGCATGGCTCAAGCCTTTTGGCAGCAGGCATCCGCGCCGTCGAGGGCGATTTTGCGGCGGGTACGACGGTGCGCGTGCTGTCCGCGCGTCAGCAGGAGATTGCGCGCGGCATCGTCAATTACAGTGCGCAGCAGATCGAGAAGATTGCAGGGCGCAAGAGCCGCGATTTCGCAGGACTCATCGAGGGCGAGATTCACGAGGAGGTCATCCACCGCGACAATATGGTTCTGATGGTCTGA
- the rplK gene encoding 50S ribosomal protein L11, with the protein MAKKVAKLVKLQVVAGKASPAPPVGPALGQAGVNIMAFVKEFNERTAKQAGLVIPVEITVFEDRSFTFITKTPPAAILLKKAAGIEKASGEPNKTKVAKVPRAKAQEIAQSKMQDLNAADLEAATRMIEGTARSMGIEIVD; encoded by the coding sequence ATGGCAAAGAAGGTCGCAAAGCTCGTCAAGCTGCAGGTCGTTGCCGGCAAGGCAAGTCCGGCTCCTCCGGTAGGCCCGGCACTCGGTCAAGCAGGCGTCAACATCATGGCTTTCGTCAAGGAATTCAATGAGAGGACGGCCAAACAGGCTGGTCTTGTTATTCCGGTCGAGATCACGGTCTTCGAGGATCGTTCGTTTACGTTCATCACGAAGACGCCGCCCGCCGCAATTCTTTTGAAGAAAGCTGCCGGCATTGAAAAAGCTTCCGGTGAGCCGAACAAGACGAAAGTCGCTAAGGTGCCGCGCGCGAAAGCGCAGGAGATCGCGCAGTCGAAGATGCAGGATCTCAATGCGGCAGACCTCGAAGCTGCTACGCGCATGATCGAGGGAACGGCTCGCAGCATGGGCATCGAAATCGTCGATTGA
- the yqeK gene encoding bis(5'-nucleosyl)-tetraphosphatase (symmetrical) YqeK, with the protein MNYEAMKEELAQRLQKKRYEHSLGVADTAAMLAGRFGVDVEKARIAGLLHDCAREYRTADLPAEAARRSIAYGEVERAMPLLLHAYVGARRAEELYGVTDAEIQQAIWRHTVGGERMTKLDKIIYFADMIEPQRDYPEVEKLRALSRTASLDAMVLEGLSQSIAFVLQSGRLIHPATVAARNEILLRARAKEGHAS; encoded by the coding sequence ATGAATTACGAGGCGATGAAAGAAGAACTTGCTCAGCGGCTGCAAAAGAAGCGCTACGAGCACTCCCTCGGCGTCGCGGACACCGCCGCCATGCTCGCCGGGCGCTTCGGCGTGGACGTGGAAAAGGCGCGTATTGCGGGGCTTCTGCATGACTGCGCGCGCGAATATCGGACGGCGGATCTTCCCGCTGAGGCGGCGCGGCGCTCGATTGCCTACGGCGAAGTCGAGCGCGCGATGCCGCTCCTTCTTCATGCCTATGTGGGCGCAAGGCGTGCGGAGGAACTGTACGGCGTGACGGACGCGGAGATTCAGCAGGCGATCTGGCGCCATACGGTCGGCGGCGAGCGCATGACGAAGCTCGATAAGATTATCTACTTCGCTGACATGATCGAGCCGCAGCGCGACTATCCTGAGGTCGAGAAGCTGCGTGCGCTGTCGCGCACGGCGAGTCTCGATGCGATGGTGCTCGAAGGGCTTTCCCAGTCCATCGCATTCGTTCTGCAGTCCGGAAGGCTCATCCATCCGGCGACGGTGGCGGCACGCAACGAAATTCTCCTTCGCGCCCGTGCAAAAGAAGGTCATGCGTCATGA
- a CDS encoding S1 RNA-binding domain-containing protein gives MMAEEKRRKYGPSTVAKLRVARLGDFGAFLDAETGSTSDDILLHKTQQTRELSVGEEVEVFLYLDPKHRLTASMRTPRMKEGQVARLTVINVSRDGAFLDVGAERGIFLPYAGMRGRPQIGEVVWAKLYTDKSGRLAVTMEVEDELRRASKPATDVRVGAHLSGSIYNITESGAFIFTNERYIVFVPHKDMRERPRVGEEVTVRITYVRTDGRLNGSLREPKEKALVTDAERILAYLEEHRGRMPYSDKTTPEIIKAKFQISKAAFKRALGHLLKAGNIEEKDGWTLLKDGASLEEGEGKRENNP, from the coding sequence ATGATGGCGGAAGAAAAGCGCAGGAAGTACGGACCGAGTACGGTCGCCAAGCTTCGCGTCGCGCGTCTCGGCGACTTCGGCGCGTTCCTTGACGCTGAGACGGGCAGTACATCGGACGACATCCTGTTGCACAAGACACAGCAGACGCGCGAACTCTCCGTCGGAGAAGAGGTCGAAGTGTTCCTCTACCTCGATCCCAAGCACCGCCTGACGGCGAGCATGAGGACGCCGCGCATGAAGGAAGGGCAGGTCGCACGGCTCACGGTCATCAATGTGAGCCGCGACGGCGCTTTTCTCGATGTCGGCGCTGAGCGCGGCATCTTCCTGCCTTATGCGGGAATGCGCGGCAGGCCGCAGATCGGCGAAGTCGTCTGGGCGAAGCTCTACACGGACAAATCGGGAAGGCTTGCCGTGACGATGGAGGTCGAGGACGAATTGCGGCGCGCTTCGAAGCCCGCGACAGATGTGCGCGTTGGCGCCCATCTATCCGGCTCGATCTACAACATCACGGAGAGCGGCGCGTTCATTTTCACGAACGAACGTTACATCGTGTTCGTTCCCCACAAGGACATGCGCGAGCGGCCGCGCGTGGGCGAGGAGGTCACCGTGCGCATCACCTATGTGCGCACGGACGGCAGACTCAACGGCTCCCTGCGTGAGCCGAAGGAGAAGGCGCTCGTCACGGATGCTGAGCGCATCCTCGCCTACCTTGAGGAGCACAGGGGCAGGATGCCTTACAGCGACAAGACGACGCCTGAGATCATCAAGGCGAAATTCCAGATCAGCAAGGCGGCATTCAAGCGCGCTCTCGGACATCTGCTTAAGGCGGGAAACATCGAGGAGAAGGACGGCTGGACGCTTCTTAAAGACGGAGCTTCGCTTGAGGAGGGCGAGGGGAAGCGCGAAAATAATCCGTGA